A genomic region of Alligator mississippiensis isolate rAllMis1 chromosome 4, rAllMis1, whole genome shotgun sequence contains the following coding sequences:
- the CBY1 gene encoding protein chibby homolog 1: MPLFGNTFSPKKTPPRKSASLSNLHSLDRSTREIELGLDYGIPTMNLAGQSLKFENGQWIAESGGSSGDHRETQRLRKRNQQLEEENNLLRLKVDILLDMLSETTAESHLMEKELEELKNHSRRRK; encoded by the exons ATGCCCCTCTTTGGGAACACTTTCAGTCCGAAGAAGACGCCCCCCCGGAAATCAGCCTCCCTCTCCAACCTGCACTCG CTGGACCGATCGACCCGTGAGATAGAGCTGGGCTTGGACTATGGCATTCCCACCATgaacctggctgggcagagcctgaagtttgaaaatggccagtGGATAGCAG AATcgggaggcagcagtggagatCACAGGGAAACACAGCGCCTGCGCAAACGGAACCAGCAGCTGGAAGAAGAGAACAATCTCCTGCGACTGAAGGTGGACATCCTATTGGACATG CTCTCTGAGACCACAGCAGAATCCCATCTGATGGAGAAGGAGCTGGAGGAACTGAAGAatcacagcaggaggaggaagtga
- the JOSD1 gene encoding josephin-1 has protein sequence MSCVPWKGDKTKSESPEPPPLAPLRIYHEKQRRELCALHALNNVFQDSNAFTRETLQEIFQRLSPNTMVTPHKKSMLGNGNYDVNVIMAALQTKGYEAVWWDKRRDVNVIALSNVMGFIMNLPSSLCWGPLKLPLKRQHWICVREVGGTYYNLDSKLKVPEWIGGESELRKFLKHQLRGKNCELLLVVPEEVEAHQSWRADM, from the exons ATGAGTTGCGTGCCATGGAAAGGTGACAAAACCAAATCAGAATCACCAGAGCCACCTCCGCTGGCCCCACTGCGTATATACCATGAGAAGCAGCGCAGAGAGCTGTGTGCCCTCCATGCCCTCAATAATGTCTTCCAGGACAGCAATGCCTTCACACGGGAAACACTGCAGGAGATTTTCCAGAG attGTCTCCCAACACTATGGTGACACCACACAAGAAGAGCATGCTGGGAAATGGGAACTATGATGTGAATGTCATCATGGCTGCGCTTCAGACCAAAGGCTATGAAGCAGTTTGGTGGGACAAGCGCAG GGACGTTAATGTCATTGCTCTCTCTAATGTGATGGGCTTTATCATGAATCtgccctccagcctctgctggggTCCCTTGAAACTCCCCCTAAAACGACAGCATTGGATCTGCGTCCGAGAGGTAGGAGGCACCTACTACAATCTCGACTCCAAACTCAAGGTGCCTGAGTGGATTGGAGGTGAAAGTGAGCTCAG GAAATTTTTGAAACACCAGCTGAGAGGAAAGAACTGTGAACTTCTCCTGGTGGTACCAGAAGAGGTGGAAGCACATCAGAGCTGGAGAGCTGACATGTGA
- the TOMM22 gene encoding mitochondrial import receptor subunit TOM22 homolog, whose protein sequence is MAAAASVSPEDLLPKGGAGKAEELEEELDDDDDDELDETLSERLWGLTEMFPDRVRAAAGATFHLSLSVAQKMYRFSRAALWIGTTSFMILVLPVVFETEKLQMEQQQQLQQRQILLGPNTGLSGGMPGALPPLSGKI, encoded by the exons ATGGCGGCCGCCGCATCTGTGAGCCCCGAGGACCTGCTGCCCAAGGGCGGCGCGGGCAAGGccgaggagctggaggaggagctggaCGATGACGACGACGACGAG CTGGACGAGACGCTGAGTGAGCGCCTGTGGGGCCTGACCGAGATGTTCCCGGACCGCGTGCGCGCCGCGGCCGGCGCCACCTTCCACCTCTCCCTCTCCGTGGCCCAGAAGATGTACAg ATTCTCTCGAGCGGCGCTGTGGATCGGCACCACGTCCTTCATGATCCTGGTACTCCCCGTTGTATTTGAGACTGAGAAACTGcaaatggagcagcagcagcagctgcagcagcgacAG ATACTTCTAGGGCCCAACACAGGACTGTCCGGAGGAATGCCAGGGGCTCTGCCTCCACTTTCTGGAAAGATTTAA